The following coding sequences are from one Rutidosis leptorrhynchoides isolate AG116_Rl617_1_P2 chromosome 11, CSIRO_AGI_Rlap_v1, whole genome shotgun sequence window:
- the LOC139874209 gene encoding receptor-like protein 9DC3: MINSKLVYFVLVFLYFVCSSVSSYSNTSLTTTTTTTHNKYKCSVQQSRALLLFKHSLLSINNSYYEHDFMCMDWLGAAGYYPIMMNWKTNTDCCDWNGVTCDHSTADVIGLDLSCGMLQGTLHHNTSLFNLPHLKRLNLAFNDFSNSKIPREIGRFSKSLTHLNLSGCMFSGDVPPGITLLHYLVSLDLSQNPISLEPDGFIHMLQNFTFLKKLSLSDIYNLSSPLPSYRNISCLSLELLNLRSTGLQGKLPGYIFNLPSLEILDLSGNNVSIDEIPSGISLLPKLVSLDLSDNLRIQRHVFIRLVNNSTLLRELRLSSVNLMGSLPKSPLNLTHLTYLDLSYNKLNGTLPSWLFTFPTLEYLLLDNNMFNGGVRPFNASALPSFKALSLSQMQLGGQIDQTLILQLTNLRYLDISSNNFTSHWELDALLSSLTNLEILDLSFSGLSITTNNATTHHANPNMRFLGLRSCKLNESPVVSLRYLRNLEVLELSSNDIHGQFPTSICNMSNLRKLYLSENSFRGVIPQCLGNITDLDRLYMYSNKLEGLLPPSICNLGRLSSLDLSNNSLGGVIPQCFGNLSNLAIMNLGNNDFHGTIPNTIGYPGTLQWLILKGNNLQGELPNSLSNCHDLGVLDLESNYLNGTFPDWLGGLSNLQVLNLRSNMFYGPIVTSYVVEVSFQSLLVLDLSHNRFVGQLPTKYFQSFNAMKHVIRGSTMPEYLNIAVDMTVKGQDLLFEYLLVNYMIIDLSSNKFEGDIPNVIGNLISLKVLNLSHNNLKGEIPYALGNLSEIESLDLSCNRLTGEIPKSIAGITNLEYLNLSENNLVGRIPEGKQFSTFEMSSFQGNPKLCGFPLPNCSEHPHEPQLEEDEEEDNGFTWKVVMMGYGCGTFVGLLMGYFMLSTGRPKWFNDIADAGIYLIRTRQTKRRYIFIGR; encoded by the coding sequence ATGATTAATTCAAAATTGGTTTACTTTGTTTTGGTTTTCTTATATTTTGTTTGTTCATCAGTTTCTTCTTATTCCAACACCAGcttaactactactactactactactcatAATAAATATAAATGCTCTGTTCAACAGTCCCGGGCTCTACTTCTCTTCAAACACAGCCTATTATCCATCAATAACTCATATTATGAACACGATTTCATGTGTATGGATTGGCTTGGTGCTGCAGGTTACTATCCAATTATGATGAACTGGAAAACAAATACTGATTGTTGTGATTGGAATGGAGTCACGTGCGATCACTCCACCGCTGACGTTATCGGTCTCGATCTTAGTTGTGGTATGTTACAAGGTACCCTCCATCATAACACCTCCCTTTTCAACCTTCCTCACCTCAAGAGACTCAATCTGGCttttaatgattttagtaattccaAAATTCCACGTGAAATTGGAAGGTTTTCAAAAAGTCTCACGCATCTCAACTTGTCAGGGTGCATGTTTTCTGGAGATGTCCCACCGGGCATCACCCTTCTTCATTATTTGGTGTCTCTCGATCTCTCTCAGAATCCTATAAGTCTTGAACCTGATGGTTTCATACATATGCTTCAAAATTTTACTTTCTTGAAAAAACTTTCGCTTTCTGATATTTATAATCTCTCTTCACCTTTACCTAGTTATCGTAACATATCTTGTTTATCGTTGGAATTACTAAATCTTAGGTCGACAGGATTGCAAGGAAAATTACCAGGTTACATCTTTAATCTTCCATCTTTGGAAATACTAGACTTGTCAGGAAACAATGTCAGTATTGATGAAATCCCTTCAGGAATATCTCTTCTTCCGAAATTGGTTTCGCTTGATCTCTCCGACAACTTGAGAATTCAACGTCATGTTTTCATTAGATTGGTTAACAATTCAACTCTTTTGAGAGAACTCAGGCTTTCTTCTGTTAATTTGATGGGGTCCCTTCCCAAGTCTCCGTTGAACCTAACACACCTCACTTATCTGGACTTATCATATAACAAACTTAACGGGACATTGCCGTCGTGGTTGTTTACTTTCCCCACTTTAGAATATCTCTTACTAGATAATAACATGTTCAATGGAGGTGTACGACCCTTTAATGCGTCCGCTCTTCCCTCATTTAAAGCATTATCCCTTAGTCAGATGCAGTTAGGTGGCCAAATTGATCAAACCCTCATTCTCCAACTCACAAACCTTAGGTACTTAGATATTTCATCGAATAATTTTACTAGTCACTGGGAGTTGGATGCTTTGTTATCAAGTCTCACAAACCTTGAAATTCTCGATCTCTCGTTCAGTGGTTTATCAATTACGACCAATAACGCTACTACTCATCATGCCAATCCTAATATGCGATTCTTAGGATTGAGGTCCTGCAAATTAAATGAGTCTCCGGTGGTGTCCTTACGATACTTGAGAAATCTTGAAGTATTAGAGCTATCTAGCAATGACATCCATGGACAATTCCCTACGTCAATTTGCAACATGAGCAATTTACGCAAACTATATTTGTCCGAGAATAGCTTTAGGGGAGTGATTCCACAATGTTTAGGAAATATAACCGACTTGGACCGTTTATATATGTACTCTAACAAGCTAGAAGGATTACTTCCTCCATCAATTTGCAACCTGGGAAGATTATCCTCACTAGATTTATCTAATAATAGCTTAGGCGGAGTGATTCCACAATGCTTTGGAAATCTCTCAAATCTTGCAATTATGAATTTGGGGAATAACGATTTCCATGGTACGATTCCAAACACGATTGGATATCCTGGAACCTTACAATGGCTTATTTTGAAGGGAAACAATTTACAAGGAGAGTTGCCAAATTCTTTATCCAATTGTCATGATTTGGGAGTTCTTGATTTGGAAAGCAACTACTTAAATGGTACATTTCCAGATTGGTTGGGAGGTCTTTCGAACCTGCAGGTTCTTAACCTAAGATCAAACATGTTTTATGGACCCATTGTAACCTCTTATGTTGTTGAAGTTTCATTCCAAAGTCTGTTAGTTCTTGACTTATCTCATAATAGGTTTGTGGGACAACTTCCGACAAAATACTTTCAAAGTTTTAATGCCATGAAGCATGTTATAAGAGGTAGCACAATGCCGGAGTATTTGAACATTGCCGTCGATATGACAGTAAAAGGTCAGGACCTCCTATTTGAATATCTTTTGGTTAACTATATGATTATCGATTTATCCAGTAACAAATTTGAAGGAGATATTCCAAATGTCATTGGTAATCTTATTTCACTAAAAGTGCTCAACTTATCCCACAACAACCTTAAAGGCGAAATTCCGTATGCTCTAGGGAATCTCTCAGAGATTGAATCTTTAGACCTATCTTGTAACCGACTCACAGGAGAGATCCCTAAAAGCATTGCCGGTATCACAAACCTTGAATATTTAAATCTCTCAGAAAACAACCTTGTGGGGCGTATTCCGGAAGGAAAACAATTTAGCACTTTTGAAATGAGCTCATTTCAAGGTAATCCAAAACTCTGTGGATTTCCATTGCCCAATTGCAGCGAGCATCCACACGAGCCACaacttgaagaagatgaagaagaagacaaTGGTTTCACATGGAAAGTTGTTATGATGGGATATGGATGTGGAACCTTTGTTGGGCTGCTCATGGGATATTTCAtgttatcaaccggaagaccaaagTGGTTTAATGATATTGCTGATGCTGGAATATATTTAATCCGCACACGGCAAACCAAGAGAAGATACATATTTATTGGAAGATAA